Genomic DNA from Peribacillus sp. FSL H8-0477:
CTGCATTAATTTTGTCTTTTAATAGCTTCATTCTTTATTCCTCCTATGTAAACTCATTAATGCAAGTCTCCGTTTGTTTTAAAAAGTACATAAAAAAGCCCGGGAGATCTTGCTTACTCTGACTAAAGAGTAAAGCAATATCTCCCGGGCTATCACAAAGAAACAGCAAATAACACAGCTGATCTTACTAGTAGACGGAATAGTACTGCTTACCCATAGTCAGATTATTTACGGTAATCCGGTAGAAACTTGCAGGCCATATCCCTGCTATTATATGAGTAAAACTATGACGAAAAATAATATAGTTGAATTATAACAAGATTTATCGCCTTTGAATAGACCAAAAATGTTATTTCTAGATAACTTCCTCCGATTTCTAATTTTATCCTGACTGCCTTCCTCTTTTTTTAAAAAAAGTTAGTCAAAACGTCCTCCTTCACAAACCCTTCACAGAAAGTTCATTTATCGTCACATTTAAATTGGCAATTAAGCCTTTTCCTAAAGCTTTACCCTATTCTCACAGTGTTAACAGGGTCATTGAACACTTTATGACTTTGTTAAAAAATGCTAGTTTCTATCCAGTTCTTTTGTATGATGAGAAAGTACTCATACCATTTAACTAGGTCAGAAGGGAGTGAAATCCATGCCGTCTCCTCAAATAAAAAACAAAAAAAAGATATCAGTTAAAGAGGATTCCACATTAAAAGGCACATTTGCTGCCGTTATGATTTTAGGAGCCATTATCGTCATTACCTGGGCTAGTGTTTATTTCTTATATGTAGGACGTCTTTAGGAACAAAAAGGGGGAAAAATCATGCATATGCATAGGTTTGAAAAAATTTGGCTTATTTTCGGAGTTGGGGCACTCCTCATATTTTTAACTGTTTTAGGAGTAAGCGCATTCTATCTAGGTAACCAGCCGCCAAGCTGTTTAGTTACCATCGATCCTGAAGAAGTAGACACAACTGCACCATTTAATAAACCGGGATTGAACAAAGTGGAAGGAAAGGACTGGGATTATGAGCTCGTTTATGTCGCTTCCGCCTTTTCCTATAATCCTGTAAAAGTTGAAGTTCCATTAGGATCTACGGTCAAAGTGATGGCAACGACCAAAGACGTAATACATGGCTTTGAAGTAGCTGGAACAAACA
This window encodes:
- a CDS encoding cytochrome c oxidase subunit 2A, yielding MPSPQIKNKKKISVKEDSTLKGTFAAVMILGAIIVITWASVYFLYVGRL
- a CDS encoding cytochrome c oxidase subunit II produces the protein MHMHRFEKIWLIFGVGALLIFLTVLGVSAFYLGNQPPSCLVTIDPEEVDTTAPFNKPGLNKVEGKDWDYELVYVASAFSYNPVKVEVPLGSTVKVMATTKDVIHGFEVAGTNINMMLEPGYVSEYVAKFDKVGEFLIICNEYCGVGHHMMSSRIEVVEK